A genomic stretch from Xenopus laevis strain J_2021 chromosome 6S, Xenopus_laevis_v10.1, whole genome shotgun sequence includes:
- the hhatl.S gene encoding hedgehog acyltransferase like S homeolog (The RefSeq protein has 2 substitutions compared to this genomic sequence), whose product MGIKTALPHYELGFYALVVTCALVYSLNGIIEASRDGMDRKSFRENIKEGWHYFGRKMDVADFEWAMWFNTFRNYIIFALTGHVIFAKFFSLMVPQYRSYVYMLYGILTVLAIMGSNYLMLILSHCFLLYTISLIKSKWLCFIAGLCSLATFKMEPFSTWQSGFVTGTFSLQDILFYGGSGFTILRCMSFALETCERKQGFYSPIDLLKYNFYLPFFFFGPIMTFDQYHMQVNTRILTRKENEMWNIRVHALTQILVILLVDVFFHFLYILTIPSDLKFVNRLSDWSLAGLAYSNLVYDWVKAAVMFGVINTISRLDHLDPPQPPKCITMLYVFAETHFDRGINDWLCKYVYDYIGEGHDNIRRELVATVATFLVTTLWLGPCEIVYIWSVCNCFGLNFELWVQKFFQLGPFARIEARLPESMSRRIRGFFGAANFWAIILYNILALNSLDFALLVAKRLLITGFPESTLSIWLVTYCGVQLIKERERLIAIEQERLEKQKVA is encoded by the exons ATGGGAATCAAAACGGCATTGCCGCATTACGAGCTGGGCTTCTATGCCCTAGTGGTGACTTGTGCCTTGGTCTACTCCTTGAATGGAATCATTGAAGCCTCCCGAG ATGGCATGGATCGAAAGTCATTCCGGGAGAACATAAAGGAGGGCTGGCATTACTTCGGAAGGAAAATG gACGTTGCTGACTTTGAATGGGCCATGTGGTTCAACACATTCAGGAACTACATTATCTTCGCCCTTACAGGACACGTCATCTTTgccaagtttttttcattgatgGTTCCACAG TACAGATCATACGTTTACATGCTGTACGGGATCCTGACTGTGCTGGCAATCATGGGAAGCAACTACCTGATGCtcatcttgtcccactgtttCCTCCTCTACACCATTTCGCTGATTAAAAGCAAGTGGCTGTGCTTCATCGCTGGCCTCTGTAGCTTGGCCACCTTCAAAATGGAACCATTCAGCACTTGGCaa AGTGGCTTTGTCACAGGGACGTTTAGCCTCCAAGACATTCTTTTCTACGGAGGCAGTGGATTTACCATACTGCGCTGTATGAGCTTCGCTTTGGAGACGTGCGAGAGAAAACAAGGGTTCTACTCCCCAATAGATCTtctcaaatacaatttttacctCCCTTTCTTTTTCTTCGGCCCGATTATGACTTTTGATCAGTACCACGTGCAG GTGAACACGAGAATCTTAACTCGGAAAGAGAATGAGATGTGGAACATCCGAGTCCAGGCTCTGACGCAAATCTTGGTGATCCTATTGGTAGACGTGTTCTTCCATTTCCTCTACATCTTGACCATCCCGTCAGACCTGAAGTTTGTCAATCGCCTCTCAGACTGGTCATTGG CGGGCTTGGCCTACTCTAACTTGGTGTATGATTGGGTAAAAGCCGCTGTGATGTTCGGCGTTATCAACACCATCTCCAGGCTGGACCACCTTGATCCCCCACAGCCACCCAAGTGTATCACCATGCTTTATGTCTTCGCCGAAAC GCACTTCGACCGAGGGATAAATGACTGGCTGTGCAA ATATGTGTATGACTACATCGGGGAAGGCCACGATAATATTAGGAGGGAATTGGTGGCCACCGTGGCTACGTTCCTCGTCACCACTTTATGGCTCGGCCCGTGTGAAATTGTTTATATCTGGTCCGTCTGCAACTGCTTCGGCCTTAACTTTGAACTGTGGGTGCAGAAATTCTTCCAGCTCGGACCCTTTGCAAGAATAGAG GCCAGGCTACCGGAGTCCATGTCAAGGAGGATCAGAGGGTTTTTCGGTGCAGCCAACTTCTGGGCAATcattttatataacatattaGCCCTTAACAGCCTGGACTTTGCTCTGCTGGTAGCCAAGAGGCTTCTAATCACAG GTTTCCCAGAAAGCACCCTGTCCATCTGGCTGGTCACTTACTGTGGGGTGCAGCTGATAAAGGAGAGAGAGCGGCTAATAGCCATCGAGCAAGAGAGGCTTGAAAAGCAGAAAGTCGCCTAA